Proteins from one Hymenobacter gelipurpurascens genomic window:
- a CDS encoding amino acid permease, with protein MPTPLPPSRLSGLFRRKSLTDILHNPPADAEGHSSGGLERHLTVRDLTALGIAAVIGAGIFSTIGNASHDGGPAVSLLFVFTAIACAFSALCYAQFAATIPVSGSAYTYAYASFGELAAWIIGWALIMEYAVGNIVVAISWSDYFTGLMDGIGVHIPSYLTMGMQSAHKHYNEVLELMQSGKALTEATPTQLEGYKAWASAPELFGGLRLVIDLPAGLITLLITAIVYIGIKESKNASNLLVLLKLIVVATVIGVGVFYVQPGNWTPFAPNGVGGVLKGVSAVFFAYIGFDAISTTAEECKNPQRDLPKAMIYALIICTVLYVIITLVLTGMVSYKELGVGDPLAFVFQKVGLNWLAGVVAVSAIFAMASVLLVFQIGQPRIWMTMSRDGLLPPVFAKVHPKFHTPSFSTIVTGFFVGVPALLLNMDLVIDLTSIGTLFAFALVCGGILVIDPHGQSDARFKVPYINGQFLVPLIMLIGLGLLFAYNQTGLTEFWSAVRGDGGYDEFRHYIPMLVFILSCVILAWLSFRKRLSLLPTLGLLTNLYLMTQLGINNWLLFFGWLIIGLALYFNYGFKHSKLGLKKAVVAR; from the coding sequence TTGCCTACACCTCTTCCACCCTCGCGCCTCAGCGGCCTGTTTCGCCGCAAAAGCCTGACTGATATTCTGCACAACCCGCCCGCCGATGCCGAGGGCCACAGCTCCGGCGGACTGGAGCGCCACCTCACCGTCCGCGACCTGACGGCGCTGGGCATTGCCGCCGTTATTGGCGCGGGCATCTTCAGCACCATCGGCAACGCCTCCCACGATGGCGGCCCGGCCGTATCGTTGTTGTTCGTGTTTACGGCTATTGCCTGCGCCTTTTCGGCGCTGTGCTACGCGCAGTTTGCGGCTACTATCCCCGTGAGCGGCTCGGCCTATACCTATGCCTACGCCTCGTTCGGGGAGCTGGCCGCCTGGATTATCGGCTGGGCCCTGATCATGGAATATGCCGTTGGCAACATTGTGGTGGCCATTTCCTGGTCTGATTACTTTACCGGGCTCATGGATGGGATAGGGGTGCACATCCCGTCTTACCTCACCATGGGCATGCAGAGCGCCCATAAGCATTACAATGAGGTGCTGGAGCTCATGCAGTCCGGCAAAGCCCTGACGGAAGCCACGCCCACGCAACTGGAAGGCTACAAAGCCTGGGCCAGCGCCCCGGAGCTATTTGGTGGCCTACGCCTCGTTATCGACCTGCCCGCCGGCCTGATTACGCTGCTCATCACAGCCATCGTGTACATCGGTATCAAGGAGTCGAAAAACGCTTCTAACCTACTGGTGCTGTTGAAGTTGATTGTAGTAGCCACGGTTATTGGGGTAGGCGTATTCTACGTGCAGCCCGGCAACTGGACTCCCTTCGCCCCGAACGGCGTGGGCGGCGTGCTCAAAGGCGTATCGGCGGTATTCTTCGCTTATATCGGCTTCGATGCCATTTCTACCACGGCCGAGGAGTGCAAAAACCCCCAGCGGGATTTGCCCAAGGCCATGATCTACGCGCTCATCATTTGTACGGTACTCTACGTGATTATCACGCTGGTACTCACCGGTATGGTGTCGTATAAAGAGCTTGGCGTAGGCGACCCACTGGCGTTTGTGTTCCAGAAAGTCGGCCTCAACTGGCTGGCTGGCGTGGTGGCCGTATCGGCCATTTTTGCCATGGCCTCGGTGCTGCTCGTGTTTCAGATCGGTCAGCCCCGCATCTGGATGACCATGAGCCGCGACGGACTGCTGCCGCCCGTGTTTGCCAAAGTGCACCCCAAGTTTCACACGCCTTCCTTCAGCACCATCGTCACGGGCTTTTTCGTAGGCGTGCCAGCTCTGCTGCTGAATATGGACCTAGTAATTGACCTCACGAGCATCGGGACGCTGTTTGCGTTTGCGCTGGTGTGCGGCGGCATCCTCGTGATTGACCCCCACGGCCAGAGCGATGCGCGTTTCAAGGTGCCCTACATCAACGGCCAGTTCCTCGTGCCGCTTATCATGTTGATAGGCCTAGGCCTGCTCTTTGCCTACAACCAAACCGGCCTCACCGAGTTCTGGAGCGCTGTGCGCGGCGACGGCGGCTACGACGAGTTCCGCCACTATATCCCGATGCTGGTGTTCATCCTCTCGTGCGTTATTCTGGCATGGCTCTCGTTCCGTAAGCGCCTCTCCCTGCTGCCCACGCTGGGCCTGCTCACCAACCTTTACCTGATGACCCAGCTCGGCATCAACAACTGGCTGCTCTTCTTCGGCTGGCTGATTATCGGGCTGGCGCTGTACTTCAACTACGGCTTTAAGCACAGCAAACTAGGCTTGAAAAAAGCGGTAGTAGCGCGCTAG
- the hemA gene encoding glutamyl-tRNA reductase yields the protein MLHPFKAVSLSFKKAPLEIRELIALDEAACRRFLHTLHHELGLSDLLVLSTCNRTEIYYSAERDQSPTIIEALGQLKGLADVTEYFPYFDILDQHLDAVRHLFEVAMGLDAQVVGDLQISNQVKQAYQWSADEDAAGPFLHRLLHTVFFTNKRVQQETSFRDGAASTSYAALELVEELTADVANPRVLVVGLGEIGADVCRHLGDSKLFQDVTICNRTRSKAVELAAECDLKVLDFEDLVQGMKEADVIISSIARPEPFFTTEMVERLDVLSYKFFIDLSVPRSIEADVENVPGVLVYNIDAIHSKASAALERRLAAVPQVRAIIEESLIGLQDWTKEMMVSPTIQKLKNALEQIRLEEMDRFQKKMTPEEARRVDDITKSLMQKVLKMPVLQLKAACKRGEADQLIDVLTDLFDLERQPDVA from the coding sequence ATGCTCCACCCATTCAAGGCCGTTAGTCTATCCTTCAAGAAAGCCCCCCTGGAAATCAGGGAGCTGATTGCATTGGATGAGGCTGCCTGTCGCCGTTTCCTGCATACCCTCCACCACGAGCTAGGCCTCTCCGACCTGCTTGTGCTGAGCACCTGTAACCGGACCGAAATCTACTATTCCGCCGAGCGCGACCAGAGCCCCACCATTATCGAGGCGCTAGGCCAGCTCAAAGGATTAGCCGACGTAACCGAGTACTTCCCATATTTCGATATCCTCGATCAGCACCTCGATGCCGTACGTCACCTCTTTGAGGTAGCCATGGGTCTTGATGCGCAGGTAGTAGGCGACCTGCAGATAAGCAACCAGGTGAAGCAGGCCTACCAGTGGTCGGCGGATGAGGATGCGGCCGGTCCGTTCCTGCACCGTTTGCTGCACACGGTGTTCTTCACCAACAAGCGCGTACAGCAGGAAACCTCCTTCCGCGACGGCGCCGCTTCTACCTCGTATGCTGCGCTGGAGCTGGTAGAAGAGCTGACCGCCGATGTAGCTAACCCACGTGTGCTGGTAGTAGGCCTAGGCGAGATTGGCGCCGATGTGTGCCGCCACCTCGGCGACAGCAAGCTGTTTCAGGATGTAACTATCTGCAATCGCACCCGCTCCAAAGCGGTAGAACTGGCAGCCGAGTGCGACCTGAAGGTTCTCGATTTTGAGGACTTGGTGCAGGGCATGAAGGAGGCCGATGTGATTATCAGCAGCATTGCCCGCCCCGAGCCGTTCTTTACCACCGAGATGGTAGAGCGCTTGGATGTGCTCAGCTACAAATTCTTCATAGACCTTTCAGTGCCGCGCAGCATTGAGGCTGATGTGGAAAACGTGCCTGGTGTGCTCGTTTACAACATCGACGCCATTCACAGCAAAGCATCTGCTGCACTGGAGCGCCGCTTGGCTGCTGTACCCCAAGTACGCGCCATCATTGAGGAAAGCCTGATAGGCCTACAAGATTGGACCAAGGAGATGATGGTTTCTCCTACCATCCAGAAACTCAAGAACGCCCTGGAGCAAATCCGCCTCGAAGAGATGGACCGCTTCCAGAAAAAGATGACGCCCGAAGAAGCTCGCCGCGTCGACGACATCACGAAGTCGTTGATGCAGAAGGTGCTCAAGATGCCGGTTCTTCAGCTCAAAGCCGCCTGCAAGCGTGGCGAGGCCGACCAGCTCATTGATGTACTAACCGACCTATTTGACCTGGAGCGCCAGCCCGACGTGGCCTAG
- a CDS encoding ArsR/SmtB family transcription factor, giving the protein MKPLLARVESKKVDKAAAMLKVLAHPKRLAIVDLLGKEEKMTVTEIYRSLDLPQAIASQHLITLKDRGILSSFKVGTKIYYSLSIPKLLDVIDSLEDCCDSM; this is encoded by the coding sequence ATGAAACCATTGCTTGCACGAGTAGAATCTAAAAAGGTAGACAAGGCCGCCGCCATGCTGAAAGTGCTGGCGCACCCTAAGCGGTTGGCCATCGTCGATTTGCTGGGCAAAGAGGAAAAGATGACCGTTACGGAAATCTACCGCTCCCTCGATTTGCCACAGGCTATTGCCTCGCAGCACCTGATTACCCTGAAAGACCGCGGCATTTTGTCGTCGTTTAAAGTAGGTACCAAAATCTACTATTCCCTTTCCATTCCAAAACTGCTCGACGTAATCGACTCTCTAGAAGATTGCTGCGACTCGATGTAA
- a CDS encoding Glu/Leu/Phe/Val dehydrogenase dimerization domain-containing protein: MKELLAKFENKRPEIVFEWKDAETEAEGWVVINSLRGGAAGGGTRMRKGLDKREVESLAKTMEVKFTVSGPAIGGAKSGINFDPQDPRKRGVLERWYRAVIPLLKNYYGTGGDLNVDEIHDVIPITEDYGLWHPQEGIVNGHYHATEPQKIQKLGQLRQGVVKVLEDATFSPDLSRKYTVADLITGYGVAEAVRHYYELWGGRSVAGKRAIIQGWGNVGAAAAYYLATQGALITGIIDRSGGLLKEEGFSLEEIRALFLNRNGNALAADNLLSFDDINRQVWSSGAEIFIPAAASRLVTREQVDQLVAGGLEVISCGANVPFQDPEIFFGPTGEFADDHTSVIPDFIANCGMARVFAYLMESNAEITDQAIFQDTSRIIRSALERTRHQGDSRTGIAQKSFEMALRQLV; the protein is encoded by the coding sequence ATGAAAGAGCTCCTCGCCAAGTTTGAAAATAAGCGCCCCGAAATCGTTTTTGAGTGGAAAGACGCCGAAACCGAAGCCGAGGGCTGGGTTGTAATAAATTCGTTGCGCGGTGGCGCGGCCGGCGGCGGCACCCGCATGCGCAAGGGCCTCGACAAGCGCGAAGTAGAGAGCCTGGCCAAAACCATGGAAGTGAAGTTCACCGTCTCGGGTCCCGCCATTGGGGGTGCCAAGTCGGGCATCAACTTCGACCCGCAGGACCCGCGTAAGCGCGGCGTGCTGGAGCGCTGGTACAGGGCCGTGATTCCGCTGCTCAAGAACTACTACGGCACCGGCGGCGACCTGAACGTGGACGAAATCCATGATGTAATTCCGATTACGGAAGATTATGGCCTCTGGCATCCGCAGGAAGGCATCGTGAACGGGCACTACCATGCCACTGAGCCCCAGAAAATTCAGAAGCTAGGCCAGCTGCGCCAGGGCGTAGTGAAGGTGCTGGAAGACGCCACCTTCTCCCCCGACCTCAGCCGCAAATACACTGTGGCCGACCTGATTACGGGCTACGGCGTGGCCGAAGCTGTGCGTCATTATTATGAGTTGTGGGGTGGCCGCTCCGTGGCAGGTAAGCGCGCCATCATTCAGGGCTGGGGCAATGTGGGCGCTGCCGCCGCCTATTACCTGGCTACCCAAGGCGCTCTTATTACGGGCATTATTGACCGCTCCGGTGGCCTACTGAAGGAGGAAGGGTTCTCGCTGGAGGAAATCCGGGCGCTGTTCCTCAACCGCAACGGCAACGCGCTGGCCGCCGATAATCTGCTTTCCTTCGATGACATTAACCGCCAGGTATGGTCTTCGGGTGCCGAAATATTTATTCCGGCCGCCGCTTCGCGCCTCGTCACGCGTGAGCAGGTAGATCAGCTGGTGGCGGGTGGCCTAGAGGTCATTTCGTGCGGCGCCAACGTGCCGTTCCAGGACCCGGAAATCTTCTTCGGCCCCACCGGCGAGTTTGCCGACGACCACACCAGCGTCATTCCTGACTTCATTGCCAACTGCGGCATGGCCCGGGTATTCGCTTACCTGATGGAATCCAACGCCGAAATCACGGACCAGGCCATCTTCCAGGATACTTCCCGCATCATCCGCTCGGCGCTGGAGCGCACCCGCCACCAGGGCGACTCGCGCACGGGCATTGCCCAGAAGTCGTTCGAAATGGCCTTGCGCCAACTGGTGTAA
- a CDS encoding lipocalin family protein has translation MKNLLLAALLLFTVSSCALKPVNKHDVFNERAQLPQEEAVHKQNSLEWWYFTGHLRDKATGEVFGVEYVFFHFNLTGKKDWQMVNFAITDPQQQQFRYDYKVERLPQLMATSLPINLSTQKKAQRWTLDGQEGSYHLQARMAEHTGHAIDLQTSPVKPVLLHGGTGYEKYGPVAQAGYYSYPRMAAAGTLEVNGKVHQVEGELWYDRQWNCNSVTTKDIGWDWFSIQLEEPKEEIMAYQLYNKATGESIGGGSHYGAQAQNTHLEQKDFQLEPLAYWTSPHSKQRYPNKWRLRIPSQGYDLTITPVMADQELTLKLFAGIKMHYWEGMCRVEGTHNGNPVTGNSYVEITNRSEVKKAREAVEEATEREEKASR, from the coding sequence ATGAAGAATTTGTTATTAGCTGCCCTTCTCCTATTCACTGTTTCCAGTTGTGCGCTCAAGCCGGTCAATAAGCACGATGTTTTTAATGAGCGGGCTCAGCTACCGCAGGAAGAGGCTGTGCACAAGCAAAACTCGCTGGAGTGGTGGTACTTCACAGGCCACCTGCGCGACAAAGCCACGGGCGAGGTGTTTGGGGTGGAGTATGTGTTTTTCCACTTCAACCTGACGGGCAAGAAGGACTGGCAGATGGTCAACTTTGCCATCACGGACCCTCAACAGCAACAATTCCGCTACGACTATAAGGTAGAACGCCTGCCGCAGCTCATGGCCACCAGCCTGCCCATCAATCTGAGTACCCAAAAGAAAGCTCAACGCTGGACGCTGGATGGGCAGGAAGGCAGCTACCATTTGCAGGCCCGCATGGCCGAGCACACGGGGCACGCTATTGATTTACAAACCAGCCCCGTGAAACCGGTATTGCTGCACGGTGGCACCGGCTACGAGAAATATGGCCCCGTGGCGCAGGCTGGATACTACAGCTACCCCCGCATGGCCGCCGCCGGCACCTTAGAGGTAAATGGCAAAGTGCACCAGGTAGAAGGCGAGCTGTGGTACGACCGCCAGTGGAACTGCAATAGCGTGACCACCAAAGACATTGGGTGGGACTGGTTCAGCATTCAGCTTGAGGAGCCGAAGGAGGAAATTATGGCCTACCAGCTTTACAACAAGGCCACCGGCGAAAGCATCGGGGGCGGCTCACACTACGGCGCGCAGGCTCAGAACACTCATCTGGAGCAAAAAGATTTTCAGTTGGAGCCCCTGGCCTACTGGACCAGCCCGCACTCCAAACAGCGCTACCCCAACAAGTGGCGCCTGCGCATCCCCAGCCAGGGATACGACCTCACCATCACGCCGGTTATGGCTGATCAGGAGCTGACTCTCAAGCTCTTTGCGGGCATCAAGATGCACTACTGGGAAGGCATGTGCCGGGTGGAAGGCACCCACAATGGCAATCCTGTAACCGGCAACAGCTACGTGGAAATCACGAACCGCTCAGAGGTAAAGAAAGCACGTGAAGCCGTGGAAGAAGCCACAGAGCGGGAGGAAAAAGCATCCCGCTAG
- a CDS encoding ATP-binding protein, translated as MLPIYDQKSRIKLVIVAVALLIGAATVIYTNVLVQRLSEREQKQIDLYAKTQRYLINTEEESNVSFLMTEIIDANNTIPVILTDGENNIVDAHNVNIPKSLSESAAIDYLHKEIEVMKQQHPPIVIEIGAGLRNYLYYKESSLLTQLRYYPLVQLAIIGCLGVIAYFAFSYSRRAEQNRVWVGLAKETAHQLGTPLSSLMAWQSYLSESERFKNEPIVEELGKDVRRLQIITERFSNIGSVPVLNDENILRVTENAIEYLKSRVSKKVTFEIKTDLPRDTPAQVNIPLYDWVIENICKNAVDAMDGRGSITIHLRRPARNKSQIAIDITDTGKGIPKSKIDSVFLPGFTTKKRGWGLGLALAKRIIENYHQGRLFVKWSEVGRGTTFRLILNG; from the coding sequence GTGCTTCCGATCTACGACCAAAAATCCCGCATCAAGCTCGTTATTGTGGCTGTAGCCCTGTTGATTGGGGCCGCTACCGTCATTTATACCAATGTGCTGGTGCAGCGCCTGTCGGAGCGGGAACAGAAGCAGATTGACCTGTACGCCAAAACCCAGCGCTACCTGATCAATACCGAAGAAGAGTCGAACGTGTCGTTTCTGATGACGGAAATCATCGACGCTAACAACACCATTCCGGTTATCCTCACTGATGGCGAAAACAACATTGTGGACGCCCACAACGTGAACATTCCCAAGAGCTTATCGGAGTCGGCGGCTATTGATTATCTGCACAAGGAAATTGAGGTGATGAAGCAGCAGCACCCACCCATCGTGATTGAGATTGGGGCCGGGCTGCGCAACTACTTATACTATAAAGAGTCGTCGCTCTTGACGCAGCTGCGCTACTACCCGTTGGTGCAGCTCGCCATTATTGGCTGCCTAGGCGTCATTGCGTACTTCGCGTTCAGCTATTCGCGTCGGGCCGAACAGAACCGGGTATGGGTAGGCCTAGCGAAGGAAACCGCTCACCAATTGGGCACGCCCCTGAGCAGCCTGATGGCTTGGCAGAGCTACCTGAGCGAATCGGAACGGTTTAAGAACGAGCCGATTGTGGAGGAACTAGGCAAGGACGTGCGTCGACTGCAGATTATTACGGAGCGTTTCAGCAATATCGGCTCCGTGCCAGTGCTCAACGACGAGAACATTCTGCGCGTCACGGAAAACGCTATCGAATACCTGAAGAGCCGGGTGTCGAAGAAAGTAACATTCGAAATCAAGACCGACCTGCCCCGCGACACGCCCGCCCAGGTCAATATCCCGCTCTACGATTGGGTAATTGAGAACATCTGCAAAAACGCCGTAGATGCCATGGACGGCCGCGGCAGCATTACCATTCATCTGCGGCGGCCGGCGCGCAATAAATCTCAGATTGCCATCGACATCACCGACACCGGCAAAGGCATCCCGAAAAGCAAAATCGACAGCGTGTTCCTTCCCGGCTTCACGACCAAAAAGCGCGGCTGGGGCCTGGGCCTGGCACTGGCCAAACGCATAATTGAGAATTACCACCAGGGTCGGCTGTTTGTGAAGTGGAGCGAGGTGGGCCGGGGTACTACTTTCCGGCTTATTCTGAACGGGTGA
- a CDS encoding carboxypeptidase-like regulatory domain-containing protein: protein MHHRPTLTIPKPCHENWQTMTPAAQGRHCAACNKVVVDFTRMTDAEVLAYVGQSAGAGCGRFREEQLGRPLMESLPDSGASWRKRLLAVAALLGLGTAAAPAVGAQQAVPVRVQRTITMGMVAQPATSVAPTLLPPLVVRGVVQDSVTHEPLPGVTVLVASSTIGVSSNQAGTFELVLPEAFRDSQPIPLQFSFVGYKTQYLPISPQHMEALTVDLAPDTRMLSGEHLVVGGYCTVPWYSPRGIWQRMKRPFQRW, encoded by the coding sequence ATGCACCACCGCCCCACGCTCACCATCCCGAAGCCCTGCCACGAGAACTGGCAAACTATGACGCCTGCCGCCCAGGGCCGCCACTGCGCCGCCTGCAACAAGGTAGTCGTGGATTTTACCCGCATGACTGATGCCGAGGTACTGGCCTACGTAGGCCAGTCGGCGGGTGCCGGGTGCGGGCGGTTTCGAGAGGAGCAGCTCGGCCGGCCGCTGATGGAGTCGCTGCCTGATTCTGGTGCTTCCTGGCGCAAACGGCTGCTGGCTGTGGCGGCGCTGCTAGGCCTGGGCACTGCGGCGGCGCCAGCAGTAGGGGCGCAGCAGGCAGTTCCTGTTCGAGTGCAGCGAACCATTACAATGGGCATGGTGGCGCAACCCGCTACATCGGTAGCGCCCACACTCCTGCCGCCGCTGGTGGTACGCGGGGTGGTGCAGGATTCGGTTACGCATGAGCCCTTGCCGGGCGTAACCGTACTGGTAGCAAGCTCTACTATAGGCGTCAGTTCCAACCAGGCTGGAACCTTTGAGCTGGTGTTGCCCGAAGCTTTTCGCGACAGTCAGCCCATACCGCTGCAGTTCAGCTTCGTTGGGTACAAGACCCAGTACCTTCCCATCAGCCCGCAGCACATGGAAGCGCTTACCGTTGACCTGGCCCCCGATACGCGCATGCTTAGCGGTGAGCATTTGGTAGTGGGCGGATACTGCACAGTGCCTTGGTACAGCCCGCGCGGTATATGGCAGCGCATGAAGCGGCCGTTTCAGCGCTGGTAG
- a CDS encoding mechanosensitive ion channel family protein has translation MTFQEFLHLRFLGNNVGAYLTCAGILLFGYVFKTLLSKLLSKLAFRFIRKRTEGVSEAQFAELLIQPVSIVVFFVTIYLAFQVLDYPVHSSELTKHEPWPKVVLFRLYQIGLITGVAWIALRAVDFVVLVFQRRAELNASRLNNQLIPFAKDLLKVLVLTMAFLVMLSRVFGVNVTALIGGLGIGGLAVAFAAKESLENLIASFTIFLDRPFAVGDLVEVGTVTGTVEKVGFRSTRLRTAEKSYVTVPNKAMIDKPLNNLSLRTARRVGFTLALNHTTTSQQLHSIVEEGKRLLQEHPLVTAEVQMQFSALTPAAKEVTVQYFIETTSYDEYLQVKEELNYCLVEAVEHAGGTFASTGTTVVQIGSGGRFESLNSTPTPVL, from the coding sequence ATGACTTTTCAGGAATTCCTGCACCTGCGCTTTCTCGGCAACAACGTTGGGGCTTACCTGACGTGCGCCGGCATCCTGCTTTTCGGCTACGTATTCAAGACGCTTCTATCCAAGCTGTTGTCTAAACTGGCCTTCCGGTTTATTCGCAAACGTACAGAGGGCGTCAGTGAGGCCCAATTCGCGGAGCTGCTGATTCAGCCGGTATCCATCGTTGTGTTCTTCGTGACGATTTACCTCGCGTTTCAGGTACTGGATTACCCGGTGCACAGCTCCGAGCTTACCAAGCACGAGCCCTGGCCAAAGGTGGTGCTGTTCCGCCTGTATCAGATCGGGCTGATTACCGGGGTGGCCTGGATTGCACTGCGAGCAGTTGATTTTGTGGTGCTGGTGTTTCAGCGTCGGGCTGAGCTGAATGCCTCCCGCCTCAACAATCAGCTGATACCCTTTGCCAAGGATTTGCTGAAAGTATTGGTGCTCACGATGGCGTTTCTGGTGATGCTGAGCCGCGTATTTGGCGTGAATGTTACGGCCCTGATTGGTGGCCTCGGCATAGGTGGCCTAGCAGTAGCCTTCGCGGCCAAAGAGAGCCTAGAGAACCTGATTGCCTCGTTCACCATCTTTCTTGATCGGCCCTTCGCCGTGGGCGACCTAGTGGAAGTAGGCACCGTAACAGGCACGGTAGAGAAAGTCGGGTTTCGGAGCACGCGCCTGCGCACCGCCGAAAAAAGCTACGTCACGGTCCCGAACAAGGCCATGATTGACAAGCCCTTGAACAACCTGTCGCTGCGTACCGCGCGCCGGGTGGGCTTTACACTGGCCCTGAACCACACAACCACCAGCCAGCAACTGCACAGTATTGTGGAGGAGGGCAAACGCCTGTTGCAGGAGCACCCCCTGGTAACGGCCGAAGTGCAGATGCAGTTCTCGGCCCTTACGCCCGCCGCCAAAGAGGTTACGGTGCAGTACTTCATTGAAACCACCAGCTACGATGAGTACCTGCAGGTAAAGGAAGAGCTCAACTACTGCCTGGTAGAAGCGGTGGAGCACGCCGGCGGCACTTTTGCCAGTACGGGCACCACCGTCGTACAGATCGGTTCCGGTGGGCGCTTCGAGAGCCTCAATTCAACTCCGACGCCGGTGCTGTAG